DNA from Massilia antarctica:
TATTCTGAGCAAAAACGAATTTGGCGTCGATCTGTCGGAATTCGACTCCATCAGCTTCGATATATCGTACGACGGCCCGGGCGACCATACCGTACGGATATTTCTCCGCAATTTTGAGCCTGGCATGTCGACATTGGACGACTACATGTCGCAGAAGGTAAACGAGGTCCACGTTATCGTCCCTGCGAAAGGCATCGTCAAAATACCTGTGAAGGTCCTGCGCGCCGCACCGTGGTGGACCGATATGCGCCACGTTCCGTTCCTGCACGCGGATATGCGTATCGATAACGTCACGTCAGTCGACTTATCGATCGGCGCCCGTGATACTGCGGGACACCATCGCGTCGAGTTAAGATCGCTCAAATTCCACGGAAAGCTCATCAGCCAGAACCGCTTGCTTCTGATATTGATGGGAATGTGGATCGGCTGTGCCGTGGTGTGGCTGGGCTTGGCCCTCCGTCATTCCCGATCGCAGCTCACCAATAGCACGACGCGGCTCGCCTTACTTAGCAAGGTGAATGAAGCCCTGGAGCTGGAAACACGCGAACTGGCCGGCCAGGCCTACTCCGATCCTCTCACCCAGGTTTTGAACCGGGAGGGCTTGCGCGCTGCGTTGATGGAACGATGGCAGCATCCCGATTCGTCACATGAGCTGTTCGCGGTGATTTTTGTGGATATCGACCACTTTAAAAAGGTGAACGATACCCATGGCCATGGCGTCGGCGACGACGTGTTATGCGCTTTCGCTGCTGCGATACAACATGGGATTCGCGCGAGCGACAAACTGGCGCGTTGGGGAGGGGAAGAATTCTTGATCATATGCTCCGGCACCAAGGCGAGCGATGCTCATTTGTTGGCAGAGAAGCTGCGCGAAGGATTGAATTCTCAGATCTGGCCGGGCGGCCTTCGGATTACCGCGTCTTTCGGAGTGACCGCCCTCCAACCTGGAGAGGTCATTGGCGAAGCGATCAAGCGCGCCGACGGTGCTCTTTACCAAGCCAAATCGAACGGCAGGAACTGCGTGCGGGTTGCTTGAGCCCGCCACCGCCAAGCCGCATCCAATTATTTCGAGATCAGCGGGGACCCGAATGGAAGCTACTTTGCAGGCGAGTTTGAACTAACCTGGGCGAGGCACCTTATTTCAGCGGCTCGATGGTGCAATAATGCGGAGCCTGACTCCATGCGACCCCAGCATCTCGTGAGAATGCTGGCCAAGCGCCACCAGTAGCGCCGGCGATTTTCGCGACATTCGCACTGGTGACGAGATCCGGCCGCTGCGCCATTTTATCAAGAAGGAATCGAATGAAACGTCACTATCTCTTCGCTGCTGCCTTGGCCCTGCCTCAGCTAGCGCTCGCAACGACCATTTCTGGAACACTGATTACCGCCGGCGGCGGCGACTCGTCATATGTGACGGTTCGTGCCGCGAATGGCACGGAAGTCACGGCTTGGTGCGTGAAGAAGGAATGCGAACAAGTCGTCGGCGAAAGCGATGACCCAAACCAAGGCTATTTTCTAAAAAAGAAATTCAAGGGCAGTAAAGTGATACTGGAATACAAGATTGAACGCAACCGCGGCCGCGTACCAGGACCAGGCAACGATGACCGTCTGGAAATTGTAAAGCAGCTGACTGTCTTGAAATAACAATGGGCGATTGCGGCCCCAGGCGATTTGCCCTCACTTGGGAATAAAACGCTCAGGCAAATATGCGGACGAAAAAAAACCCCATCGGCACAAAGGCCAACGGGGTTTCTCTCTTATAACTAGCCTGACGATAACCTACTTTCACACTGGTTGCAGCACTATCATCGGCGTAAAATCGTTTCACGGTCCTGTTCGGGATGGGAAGGGGTGGTACCGATTTACTATGGTCATCAGGCATAACTTGTACAGCTTGGTGCTCCCGATCGGGCAGCACTAGCTTGAATCTGGAAGAAGTATCGTTTTATTGTATTACTTGGGTAGTGACTGTGCATATCGCACAAAACACAACGCGCATTTCTTATCTCTGTACCTGCTAAGGTTATAGGGACAAGCCGTACGGGCAATTAGTATCAGTTAGCTTAATGCATTACTGCACTTCCACACCTGACCTATCAACGTCCTGGTCTCGAACGACCCTTTAAAGAGCTCAAGGCTCTGGGAAATCTCATCTCAAGGCAAGTTTCCCGCTTAGATGCTTTCAGCGGTTATCTCTTCCAGACTTAGCTACCCGGCAATGCCACTGGCGTGACAACCGGTACACCAGAGGTCTGTCCACTCCGGTCCTCTCGTACTAGGAGCAGCCCCCTTCAAATTTCCAACGCCCACGGCAGATAGGGACCAAACTGTCTCACGACGTTTTAAACCCAGCTCACGTACCACTTTAAATGGCGAACAGCCATACCCTTGGGACCGGCTACAGCCCCAGGATGTGATGAGCCGACATCGAGGTGCCAAACTCCCCCGTCGATATGAACTCTTGGGAGGAATCAGCCTGTTATCCCCAGAGTACCTTTTATCCGTTGAGCGATGGCCCTTCCATACAGAACCACCGGATCACTATGTCCTACTTTCGTACCTGCTCGACTTGTCAGTCTCGCAGTTAAGCACGCTTATGCCATTGCACTATCAACACGATGTCCGACCGTATCTAGCGTACCTTCGAACTCCTCCGTTACACTTTAGGAGGAGACCGCCCCAGTCAAACTGCCTACCATGCACTGTCCCCGATCCGGATAACGGACCAAGGTTAGAACCTCAAACAAACCAGGGTGGTATTTCAAGGATGGCTCCACGAAGACTGGCGTCCCCGCTTCAAAGCCTCCCACCTATCCTACACAGATTGGTTCAAAGTCCAATGCAAAGCTACAGTAAAGGTTCATGGGGTCTTTCCGTCTA
Protein-coding regions in this window:
- a CDS encoding GGDEF domain-containing protein; protein product: MIGLIVLTAALLIWQHFGMERIMEFSAASGRPVELVDDRLQQGGSVARLTRRPDALIMDCDLRLKFEWPYCRFLFILSKNEFGVDLSEFDSISFDISYDGPGDHTVRIFLRNFEPGMSTLDDYMSQKVNEVHVIVPAKGIVKIPVKVLRAAPWWTDMRHVPFLHADMRIDNVTSVDLSIGARDTAGHHRVELRSLKFHGKLISQNRLLLILMGMWIGCAVVWLGLALRHSRSQLTNSTTRLALLSKVNEALELETRELAGQAYSDPLTQVLNREGLRAALMERWQHPDSSHELFAVIFVDIDHFKKVNDTHGHGVGDDVLCAFAAAIQHGIRASDKLARWGGEEFLIICSGTKASDAHLLAEKLREGLNSQIWPGGLRITASFGVTALQPGEVIGEAIKRADGALYQAKSNGRNCVRVA